Proteins encoded together in one Halorubellus sp. JP-L1 window:
- a CDS encoding V-type ATP synthase subunit I, producing MLRPERMSKVSVTGSKAVMGDVIETVHDLNLVHLSDYDGSWEGFDNGDPVAGAESASEKLVTVRSLENILEVDDADAGPSRIVTDDALDEELEEVRQEANRLDDRRDELEDELRGVEERIDSIEPFARLGTPLHLLSGYETLEVRVGEGNADGIRQALRDAAVVREFEVEEADGVVAAYVYPESNAREGFLDDLLVGVDFTTIEVPEDAEGDPSAYVEELEHRKQRLESKLNTAEDEIDELRLEVASFLLAAEERLSIDVQKSEAPLQFATTENAFVAEGWIPTERVDSLQAALGEVVGDRVDVEELERADYDRHGHPDHTEAVTDGGTVSMAEEPPTVQDNNGFVSPFESLTKMVGRPQYTEIDPTVIIMLTFPFMFGFMIGDLGYGILYTALGYGIYKKFDSEIVQSIGAIALFAGVFTMLFGVLYGEVFGMHTLGEILFDGHPPMHKGLQPTYGAYARSWLVLSLVAGILHMTVGFWFGFVNDRSHGLVDAFTHNLAWWFLMIGVWSWMFSAQALGIKDPILFEPLRETYIAGFEGLPEVVGTLGLVVALVGFVGVLYGEYEKYGAPGLAVGVLESPNAFVNVLSYIRIAAVLLAKAGMALVVNLLFWGAYEHDGAIHFLTDKGPSAVPAEELMFGGLVHGGVPFVLLGVVIFVVGHLLVLVLGVTSAGLQGVRLEFVEFFDKFYEGGGRVFEPFGYDREYTTED from the coding sequence ATGCTCAGACCTGAGCGGATGAGCAAGGTCTCGGTGACGGGATCGAAGGCCGTGATGGGAGACGTCATCGAGACGGTTCACGACCTGAACCTCGTTCACCTCAGCGACTACGACGGCTCCTGGGAGGGGTTCGACAACGGCGACCCCGTCGCGGGAGCCGAGTCGGCTTCCGAGAAGCTCGTCACGGTCCGGTCGCTCGAGAACATCCTCGAGGTCGACGACGCGGACGCCGGCCCGAGCCGCATCGTCACCGACGACGCGCTCGACGAGGAACTCGAAGAGGTCCGCCAGGAAGCCAACCGGCTCGACGACCGCCGCGACGAACTCGAGGACGAGCTCCGCGGCGTCGAGGAACGCATCGACTCCATCGAGCCGTTCGCGCGACTCGGGACGCCCCTGCACCTCCTCTCCGGCTACGAGACCCTCGAGGTCCGCGTCGGCGAAGGGAACGCAGACGGCATCCGGCAGGCGCTCCGGGACGCCGCAGTCGTCCGCGAGTTCGAGGTCGAGGAAGCCGACGGGGTCGTCGCCGCGTACGTCTACCCCGAGTCGAACGCTCGCGAGGGGTTCCTCGACGACCTCCTCGTCGGCGTCGACTTCACGACCATCGAGGTCCCCGAGGACGCCGAGGGCGACCCCTCGGCGTACGTCGAGGAACTCGAGCACCGCAAGCAACGCCTCGAGTCGAAACTGAACACGGCCGAGGACGAGATCGACGAACTCCGCCTGGAGGTCGCGAGCTTCCTGCTCGCCGCCGAGGAGCGACTGAGTATCGACGTCCAGAAGTCCGAGGCGCCGCTGCAGTTCGCGACGACGGAGAACGCGTTCGTCGCTGAGGGCTGGATCCCGACCGAGCGCGTGGACTCGCTACAGGCCGCACTCGGTGAGGTCGTCGGCGACCGCGTCGACGTCGAGGAACTGGAACGCGCGGACTACGACCGCCACGGCCACCCCGACCACACCGAGGCTGTCACGGACGGCGGGACGGTGTCGATGGCGGAGGAACCGCCGACGGTCCAGGACAACAACGGGTTCGTGTCGCCGTTCGAGTCGCTCACGAAGATGGTCGGTCGCCCGCAGTACACGGAGATCGACCCGACGGTCATCATCATGCTGACGTTCCCGTTCATGTTCGGGTTCATGATCGGCGACCTCGGCTACGGCATCCTCTACACCGCGCTCGGGTACGGCATCTACAAGAAGTTCGACTCGGAGATCGTCCAGTCGATCGGCGCGATCGCGCTGTTCGCTGGCGTGTTCACGATGCTCTTCGGCGTGCTGTACGGGGAAGTGTTCGGGATGCACACGCTCGGCGAGATCCTGTTCGACGGACACCCGCCGATGCACAAGGGCCTCCAGCCGACGTACGGCGCGTACGCGCGGTCCTGGCTGGTGCTGAGCCTCGTCGCCGGCATCCTCCACATGACCGTCGGCTTCTGGTTCGGGTTCGTCAACGACCGGAGTCACGGTCTCGTGGACGCGTTCACGCACAACCTGGCGTGGTGGTTCCTGATGATCGGCGTCTGGTCGTGGATGTTCTCCGCGCAGGCGCTCGGCATCAAGGACCCGATCCTGTTCGAGCCGCTACGGGAGACGTACATCGCCGGCTTCGAGGGCCTGCCTGAGGTCGTCGGGACGCTCGGACTCGTCGTCGCGCTCGTCGGGTTCGTCGGCGTCCTCTACGGCGAGTACGAGAAGTACGGCGCACCCGGCCTCGCCGTGGGCGTGCTGGAGTCGCCGAACGCGTTCGTGAACGTCCTGTCGTACATCCGGATCGCGGCGGTCCTCCTCGCGAAGGCGGGGATGGCGCTCGTCGTCAACCTCCTGTTCTGGGGGGCGTACGAGCACGACGGCGCGATCCACTTCCTCACCGACAAGGGCCCGAGCGCGGTCCCCGCGGAGGAACTGATGTTCGGCGGGCTCGTTCACGGCGGCGTG
- the ahaH gene encoding ATP synthase archaeal subunit H translates to MPRPEVLERIKTAEGEADDIIAEAEADREERISEARERAEEIRQEAEAEARELESERLEAAREEIETERDRILEDGEDARERLRSRAEGRVDDVVDFVLDRFTEEVHAQT, encoded by the coding sequence ATGCCGAGGCCAGAGGTTCTCGAACGCATCAAGACGGCCGAAGGAGAGGCCGACGACATCATCGCGGAGGCCGAGGCCGACCGCGAAGAACGCATCTCCGAGGCCCGGGAGCGCGCCGAAGAGATCCGCCAGGAGGCGGAAGCGGAGGCGCGGGAGCTCGAGTCCGAGCGACTCGAAGCCGCCCGCGAGGAGATCGAGACCGAGCGCGACCGCATCCTCGAGGACGGCGAGGACGCACGCGAGCGCCTCCGGTCTCGCGCCGAGGGCCGAGTCGACGACGTCGTCGACTTCGTCCTCGACCGCTTCACGGAGGAGGTACATGCTCAGACCTGA
- a CDS encoding methyltransferase domain-containing protein encodes MGFLEDKSRARLFYKYLSKVYDTINPFIWNEAMRTEAIGMLDIERDDRVLDVGCGTGFGTAGLLEVVDEVHGLDQSPHQLEKAYAKFGKSGRVRFHLGDAERLPFEDDAFDVVWSSGSIEYWPNPVETLREFRRVCKPGGQVLVVGPNYPSSSVFQKLADAIMLFYDEDEADRMFHDAGFEDVTHRLMGPSYDPDVAITTLARVPDDEGASADEASSVEAEADA; translated from the coding sequence ATGGGATTCCTCGAAGACAAGTCGCGGGCGCGGCTGTTCTACAAGTACCTCTCGAAGGTGTACGACACAATCAACCCGTTCATCTGGAACGAAGCGATGCGGACGGAGGCGATCGGGATGCTCGATATCGAGCGCGACGACCGCGTGCTGGACGTCGGCTGCGGCACCGGGTTCGGGACGGCGGGCTTGCTGGAGGTCGTCGACGAGGTCCACGGGCTCGACCAGAGCCCGCACCAGCTGGAGAAGGCGTACGCGAAGTTCGGGAAGTCCGGTCGCGTGCGCTTCCACCTCGGCGACGCGGAGCGGTTGCCGTTCGAGGACGACGCGTTCGACGTGGTGTGGTCGAGTGGCTCCATCGAGTACTGGCCGAATCCCGTGGAGACGCTCCGAGAGTTCCGGCGAGTGTGCAAGCCCGGCGGGCAGGTGCTCGTCGTCGGCCCGAACTACCCCTCCTCGAGCGTGTTCCAGAAGCTCGCGGACGCGATCATGCTGTTCTACGACGAAGACGAGGCCGACCGGATGTTCCACGACGCCGGCTTCGAGGACGTCACGCATCGATTGATGGGGCCGTCGTACGACCCTGACGTCGCCATCACGACGCTCGCTCGCGTCCCCGACGACGAGGGGGCGAGTGCGGACGAAGCGTCGTCGGTCGAAGCGGAAGCCGACGCCTGA
- a CDS encoding branched-chain amino acid transaminase → MPGFEEMDVDTIWMDGEYVDWDDAQIHVLTHGLHYGSGVFEGARCYDTEKGPALFRWEDHVERFYESCKPYEMEIDHDPEEITEATKTLIREQDLRSCYVRPIAFYGYESLGVSPGDCPTRTAVACWPWGTYLGEDALENGIEVMVSSWRKHASSQIPTNAKTTGLYVNSMLAGEEARRNGYAEAIVLNKEGNVAEGPGENIFMVNDGEIYTPGLSESILDGITRDTLITLAEERGYEVHDNVSISRGELNTADELFFTGSAAEVTPIRTVDNVTIGNGSRGPVTEELQTAFFDLVERRTDDHDEWFTYVDMDD, encoded by the coding sequence ATGCCTGGCTTCGAGGAGATGGACGTCGACACCATCTGGATGGACGGCGAGTACGTGGACTGGGACGACGCGCAGATCCACGTCCTCACGCACGGCCTGCACTACGGGAGCGGCGTCTTCGAGGGCGCGCGCTGTTACGACACCGAGAAGGGCCCCGCGCTCTTCCGCTGGGAGGACCACGTCGAGCGGTTCTACGAGTCCTGCAAGCCCTACGAGATGGAGATCGACCACGACCCCGAGGAGATCACGGAAGCGACGAAGACCCTCATCCGCGAGCAGGACCTCCGGTCGTGCTACGTCCGCCCGATCGCGTTCTACGGGTACGAGAGCCTCGGCGTGTCGCCCGGTGACTGTCCGACGCGCACCGCCGTCGCGTGCTGGCCGTGGGGCACGTACCTCGGCGAGGACGCACTCGAGAACGGCATCGAGGTCATGGTGTCCTCGTGGCGCAAGCACGCGTCCAGCCAGATCCCGACGAACGCGAAGACCACCGGCCTCTACGTGAACTCGATGCTCGCCGGCGAGGAAGCCCGCCGGAACGGGTACGCCGAAGCGATCGTCCTGAACAAGGAAGGAAACGTCGCCGAAGGCCCCGGCGAGAACATCTTCATGGTGAACGACGGCGAGATCTACACGCCCGGACTCAGCGAGAGCATCCTCGACGGCATCACGCGAGACACCCTCATCACGCTCGCCGAAGAGCGCGGGTACGAGGTCCACGACAACGTCTCCATCTCCCGCGGCGAACTCAACACCGCCGACGAACTGTTCTTCACGGGCTCCGCCGCGGAAGTCACGCCCATCCGGACGGTCGACAACGTCACCATCGGGAACGGCTCGCGCGGCCCCGTCACCGAAGAACTCCAGACCGCGTTCTTCGACCTCGTCGAGCGCCGTACCGACGACCACGACGAGTGGTTCACGTACGTCGACATGGACGACTGA
- the ribB gene encoding 3,4-dihydroxy-2-butanone-4-phosphate synthase: MTHTDHAATPTEKSTDGDASALDSVDAAVAAFARGDPVCIHDAADREGETDVVYPASGVDAAAVRRMRNDAGGLVCVALADDVAEAYDLPFAQDAVDHALTADHDLDYDDRSSFSLTVNHVDTFTGITDDDRALTITRLADAAASARNGDAFDFAGEFRAPGHVHLLRAAPDLLAQREGHTELGIALADAADVEPAVVVCEMLDDATGGATAPTDARAYADREGIPYVEGSDLIAALR, translated from the coding sequence ATGACGCACACCGACCACGCCGCGACGCCCACCGAGAAGTCGACGGACGGCGACGCGAGCGCGCTCGATTCGGTCGACGCCGCCGTCGCCGCGTTCGCCCGCGGCGACCCCGTCTGCATCCACGACGCCGCCGACCGAGAAGGCGAGACCGACGTCGTCTACCCCGCCAGCGGCGTCGACGCCGCCGCCGTCCGCCGGATGCGCAACGACGCCGGCGGCCTCGTCTGCGTCGCACTCGCCGACGACGTCGCCGAAGCGTACGACCTCCCGTTCGCGCAGGACGCCGTCGACCACGCCCTCACCGCCGACCACGACCTCGACTACGACGACCGCTCGTCGTTCTCGCTCACCGTCAATCACGTCGACACGTTCACCGGCATCACGGACGACGACCGCGCACTCACCATCACGCGCCTCGCCGACGCCGCCGCCAGCGCCCGCAACGGCGACGCCTTCGACTTCGCCGGCGAGTTCCGCGCACCCGGCCACGTCCACCTCCTCCGGGCCGCCCCCGACCTCCTCGCCCAACGCGAGGGCCACACCGAACTCGGGATCGCGCTCGCCGACGCCGCCGACGTCGAACCCGCCGTCGTCGTCTGCGAGATGCTCGACGACGCCACCGGCGGCGCCACCGCACCCACCGACGCTCGCGCGTACGCCGACCGCGAAGGCATCCCGTACGTCGAGGGCAGCGACCTCATCGCCGCACTCCGCTGA
- a CDS encoding DUF120 domain-containing protein, translating to MQETTSDVGHDEVAVAKLLAMDGALAGEVKTSCSALADRLDASTQTASRRLQRLETAGWVARETVSDGQWVAVTDAGERGLRSEYEDYRSVFESRQRVDLEGRVTSGMGEGRHYVTLSGYMAQFVERLDYEPFPGTLNVDLTDASVRRRSALDAMDPVPIDGWEDDDRTYGPAVCYPATVETVDGDRYEDAHTIAPERTHHDDDQLELIAPDKLRDALELDDDDHVTVTVEGE from the coding sequence ATGCAAGAGACCACGTCCGACGTCGGGCACGACGAGGTCGCCGTCGCGAAACTCCTCGCGATGGACGGCGCCCTCGCCGGCGAGGTCAAGACGTCCTGTTCGGCCCTCGCAGACCGCCTCGACGCCTCGACGCAGACCGCCTCCCGGCGCCTCCAGCGCCTCGAGACCGCGGGCTGGGTGGCTCGCGAGACCGTCAGCGACGGCCAGTGGGTCGCCGTCACCGACGCCGGCGAACGCGGCCTCCGCAGCGAGTACGAGGACTACCGGAGCGTCTTCGAGAGCCGCCAGCGCGTCGACCTCGAGGGGCGCGTCACGAGCGGCATGGGCGAAGGACGCCACTACGTCACGCTCTCGGGCTACATGGCGCAGTTCGTCGAGCGGCTCGACTACGAGCCGTTCCCCGGCACGCTCAACGTCGACCTCACCGACGCGAGCGTCCGCCGCCGGAGCGCGCTCGACGCGATGGACCCCGTCCCCATCGACGGCTGGGAGGACGACGACCGCACGTACGGCCCCGCCGTCTGCTATCCCGCGACCGTCGAGACCGTCGACGGCGACCGCTACGAGGACGCACACACCATCGCACCCGAACGCACGCACCACGACGACGACCAGCTCGAACTCATCGCCCCCGACAAACTCAGGGACGCCCTCGAACTGGACGACGACGACCACGTCACCGTCACCGTGGAGGGCGAATAG
- the twy1 gene encoding 4-demethylwyosine synthase TYW1, translating into MSDSEESGGPMQVSDPDYHSVNHTAAQTCGWTKNALEGEGKCYKYAFYGIESHRCMQMTPVVKCNERCVFCWRDHAGHAYELGDVEWDDPAAVADATIELQRKLLSGYGGNENVPRDVFEQAMEPRHVAISLDGEPTLYPYLPELIEEFHDRDITTFLVSNGTKPEMLERCDPTQLYVSVDAPERATFDSTVKAVDDDAWERLVDTMDVLAAKDETRTVLRTTLVNGENMHSPDWYAAFYRRAKPDFVELKAYMHVGHSRGRLEREAMPDHEDVLAFSEDVMAHMPEHDHLADVPQSRVALLAEDSDTWVPKLEKGSEFWTDDPLAGV; encoded by the coding sequence ATGAGCGATAGCGAGGAGTCCGGTGGGCCGATGCAGGTGTCGGATCCGGACTACCATAGCGTGAATCACACGGCCGCGCAGACGTGTGGGTGGACGAAGAACGCACTCGAGGGCGAGGGGAAGTGCTACAAGTACGCGTTCTACGGGATCGAGTCCCATCGGTGCATGCAGATGACGCCGGTCGTGAAGTGCAACGAGCGGTGCGTGTTCTGCTGGCGCGATCACGCCGGGCACGCGTACGAACTCGGGGACGTGGAGTGGGACGACCCGGCGGCGGTGGCGGATGCGACGATAGAACTCCAGCGCAAACTCCTCTCGGGGTACGGCGGGAACGAGAACGTGCCACGGGACGTGTTCGAGCAGGCGATGGAGCCCCGGCACGTCGCCATCTCGCTCGACGGCGAGCCGACGCTGTACCCCTATCTGCCCGAACTCATCGAGGAGTTCCACGACCGCGACATCACTACCTTCCTCGTGAGCAACGGGACGAAGCCCGAGATGCTCGAGCGGTGCGACCCGACGCAACTCTACGTGTCGGTGGACGCGCCCGAGCGGGCGACGTTCGACTCGACGGTGAAGGCGGTCGACGACGACGCGTGGGAGCGCCTCGTCGACACGATGGACGTGCTCGCGGCGAAGGACGAGACCAGGACGGTGCTGCGGACGACGCTCGTGAACGGCGAGAACATGCACAGCCCGGACTGGTACGCGGCGTTCTATCGGCGCGCGAAGCCGGACTTCGTGGAGCTGAAGGCGTACATGCACGTCGGGCACTCGCGGGGGCGACTGGAGCGGGAGGCGATGCCGGACCACGAGGACGTGCTGGCGTTCTCCGAGGACGTCATGGCACACATGCCCGAGCACGACCACCTCGCGGACGTCCCGCAGTCCCGCGTCGCGTTGCTCGCGGAGGACTCGGATACGTGGGTTCCGAAGCTGGAGAAGGGAAGCGAGTTCTGGACGGACGACCCGCTCGCAGGCGTCTAG
- a CDS encoding DUF5814 domain-containing protein, which produces MAITDKIYVKNHRQLSSQLDTNIPKGAFKGATLDILFQGGGLEKLDEATRDRVLDFASDFLDCACDNNPYCGHPERKFITYLLELRAQGLGPSAIVDVMSDDYMLYAYEGDILSFLDQSVRTLEAAEELASVDGRDDARDRMRSAKRNLSG; this is translated from the coding sequence GTGGCGATCACGGACAAGATCTACGTCAAGAACCACCGGCAGTTGTCGTCGCAGCTCGACACGAACATCCCGAAGGGGGCGTTCAAGGGGGCGACGCTGGACATCCTCTTCCAGGGCGGTGGGTTGGAGAAGCTCGACGAGGCGACTCGGGATCGGGTGCTGGACTTCGCGAGCGACTTCCTCGATTGTGCGTGTGACAACAATCCCTACTGTGGGCACCCCGAGCGGAAGTTCATCACGTACCTCCTGGAACTGCGTGCGCAAGGCCTCGGGCCGAGCGCGATCGTGGACGTGATGAGTGACGACTACATGCTGTACGCGTACGAGGGCGACATTCTCTCCTTCCTCGACCAGAGCGTGCGCACGCTCGAAGCCGCCGAAGAACTCGCGTCCGTCGACGGCCGCGACGACGCCCGCGACCGCATGCGATCCGCCAAACGAAACCTCTCCGGGTAG
- a CDS encoding CopG family transcriptional regulator, protein MGNKNKTISFRVNEDAFETLQDIAEERDISLSAVFRDYVDMLVAHDGQVAVVPEHEVDESEAGDEEWPPKVTVPKSFVREHERLELEADHLRDQLDEYKQYVTKLREQVEEDPGEDVIHLDELDGGDGEEDDDETPYVN, encoded by the coding sequence ATGGGGAACAAGAACAAGACGATCTCGTTCCGCGTGAACGAGGACGCGTTCGAGACGCTCCAGGACATCGCCGAGGAGCGCGACATCTCGCTCTCGGCGGTGTTCCGGGACTACGTCGACATGCTCGTCGCGCACGACGGCCAGGTCGCGGTCGTCCCCGAGCACGAAGTCGACGAGAGCGAAGCCGGCGACGAGGAGTGGCCGCCGAAGGTCACGGTCCCGAAGAGCTTCGTGCGCGAGCACGAGCGCCTGGAACTCGAGGCCGACCACCTCCGCGACCAGCTCGACGAGTACAAGCAGTACGTGACGAAGCTCCGCGAGCAAGTCGAAGAAGACCCCGGCGAGGACGTCATCCACCTCGACGAACTCGACGGCGGCGACGGCGAAGAGGACGACGACGAGACACCGTACGTCAACTGA
- a CDS encoding RPA family protein: protein MSQAPTREVAKRVFAREFNDATFTFKESDDERAPNFALLPTGDRANRVFVVGTLTETEDIGDESEYWRGRVVGPTGTFFVYAGQYQPEATAFLRDAEAPEYVAVVGKPSTFETDDGNVNVSLRPESISASDETSRERWIVETAERTLDRIEAFEDETNEYGGMARDEYDTAVETYRREVVEALESIAGDVEDAEPEATA, encoded by the coding sequence ATGAGTCAGGCACCCACTCGCGAAGTCGCCAAGCGCGTCTTCGCACGCGAGTTCAACGACGCAACGTTCACGTTCAAGGAGTCCGACGACGAGCGAGCGCCGAACTTCGCGCTCCTCCCCACGGGCGATCGCGCGAATCGCGTGTTCGTCGTCGGCACCCTGACGGAGACCGAGGACATCGGTGACGAGTCCGAGTACTGGCGTGGTCGCGTGGTCGGTCCGACGGGGACCTTCTTCGTGTACGCGGGCCAGTACCAGCCCGAGGCGACCGCGTTCCTCCGGGACGCCGAGGCGCCGGAGTACGTCGCGGTGGTCGGGAAGCCGTCGACGTTCGAGACCGACGACGGGAACGTGAACGTCTCGCTGCGACCCGAGTCCATCTCGGCGAGCGACGAGACGTCGCGCGAGCGCTGGATCGTCGAGACCGCCGAACGCACGCTCGACCGGATCGAGGCGTTCGAGGACGAGACGAACGAGTACGGCGGGATGGCTCGCGACGAGTACGATACCGCCGTCGAGACGTACCGGCGCGAGGTCGTCGAGGCGCTCGAGTCGATCGCCGGCGACGTCGAGGACGCGGAGCCGGAAGCGACGGCCTGA
- a CDS encoding replication factor A (Replication protein A protects and stabilize the intermediate ssDNA that is generated by the unwinding action of a DNA helicase at the replication fork. In addition, SSBs prevent the formation of secondary structures by single-stranded template DNA.), with protein sequence MSDLRDHAEDIHEQFSDHIDVSVDAVEERLQTLVGEYKVPLDEARRSVTSHYLDEAGMERDALGGGGAGGSNDHVQVADVEEDERWIDVTAKVVDLWDPRSDAVAQVGLLGDESGTIKFTAFASSDLPKLEEGAVYDLGNLVTDEYEGSYSVKLNRTTTIEKLDTDLEVGDDSTTVEGALVAMQSGSGLIKRCPEDDCTRVLQNGRCNEHGEVEGEFDLRIKGVVDDGVDAHEVIFDKETTEAITDISLEEAKDMAMDALDTTVVADEIRDLVIGTYYRVSGPTFGRYVLADDVEALTEPVDPAPALIRARSM encoded by the coding sequence ATGAGCGATCTGCGAGACCACGCCGAAGACATACACGAACAGTTCTCGGACCACATCGACGTCAGCGTCGACGCCGTCGAGGAGCGCCTCCAGACGCTCGTCGGCGAGTACAAAGTGCCGCTCGACGAGGCACGGCGCTCGGTGACGAGTCACTACCTCGACGAAGCCGGCATGGAGCGCGACGCGCTCGGTGGCGGCGGCGCCGGCGGCTCGAACGACCACGTCCAGGTCGCCGACGTCGAGGAGGACGAACGATGGATCGACGTCACCGCGAAGGTCGTCGACCTCTGGGACCCCCGCAGCGACGCGGTCGCCCAAGTCGGCCTGCTCGGCGACGAGTCCGGCACCATCAAGTTCACCGCGTTCGCGTCCAGCGACCTCCCCAAATTGGAGGAGGGCGCAGTGTACGACCTCGGGAACCTCGTTACCGACGAGTACGAGGGCTCGTACTCCGTGAAGCTGAACCGGACGACCACCATCGAGAAACTCGACACCGACCTCGAGGTCGGCGACGACTCGACGACCGTCGAGGGCGCGCTCGTCGCGATGCAGTCCGGGAGCGGACTCATCAAGCGCTGCCCCGAGGACGACTGCACGCGCGTCCTCCAGAACGGCCGCTGCAACGAGCACGGCGAGGTCGAGGGCGAGTTCGACCTCCGCATCAAGGGCGTCGTCGACGACGGCGTCGACGCGCACGAGGTCATCTTCGACAAGGAGACGACCGAAGCCATCACCGACATCTCGCTCGAGGAAGCGAAGGACATGGCGATGGACGCGCTCGACACGACCGTCGTCGCGGACGAGATCCGCGACCTCGTCATCGGGACGTACTACCGCGTGAGCGGGCCGACGTTCGGTCGGTACGTGCTCGCGGACGACGTCGAGGCACTCACCGAACCGGTCGATCCAGCGCCCGCGCTGATCCGCGCGAGGTCGATGTGA
- the hmgB gene encoding hydroxymethylglutaryl-CoA synthase → MSSIGIDAVEIWSGKLELELTTTFADEKGDDPEKYADGLGLHASSLPDAYEDIVTMGANAAHRLMEREGITPDDVGRIDVATESSFDNSKPVSTYIAGCLEEVYDGDFHHANKGERKFACIAGTQSLDDAYNWIRAGRNRGRAALVVATDTALYERGDPGEATQGAGAIAMLVDEDPSLVELSAAQGYGSADETDFLKPNQQFPSVDGKRSVQVYLDRMLEAGQQLEAQTASVHPTDFAYIPFHTPFPGMVRKVALLGFRHTVRGTEMEDALADDIGFQPREAEFDDRDAYETAIREYMDELRETDAYEAWYADRIEPTLALSREVGNWYTGSVHVARVSALLDAHSAGEDLAGDRLLVGSYGSGAQAEMHAETVMDGWQDAIREVTIDDQIANRYELSFDEYESIHDVHNYEKDVPRTRFTTPSAEFVFDGWGPMGERQYRFVE, encoded by the coding sequence ATGTCCTCCATCGGTATTGATGCAGTCGAGATCTGGAGTGGAAAGCTCGAACTCGAACTCACGACCACCTTCGCCGACGAGAAGGGAGACGACCCCGAGAAGTACGCGGACGGACTCGGACTGCACGCCAGTTCCCTCCCGGACGCGTACGAGGACATCGTGACCATGGGCGCGAACGCCGCTCACCGGCTCATGGAACGGGAGGGGATCACGCCCGACGACGTCGGCCGGATCGACGTGGCGACGGAGTCGAGTTTCGACAACTCGAAACCGGTCTCGACGTACATCGCGGGGTGTCTCGAGGAGGTGTACGACGGTGACTTCCATCACGCGAACAAGGGCGAGCGGAAGTTCGCGTGCATCGCGGGCACGCAGAGCCTCGACGACGCGTACAACTGGATTCGTGCGGGTCGCAACCGCGGACGGGCCGCACTGGTCGTCGCGACCGACACGGCCCTCTACGAGCGCGGCGACCCCGGGGAGGCGACCCAGGGTGCGGGCGCCATCGCGATGCTCGTCGACGAGGATCCCTCGCTGGTGGAACTCTCGGCAGCGCAGGGGTACGGGAGCGCGGACGAGACGGACTTCCTGAAGCCCAACCAGCAGTTCCCGAGCGTCGACGGGAAGCGCTCCGTGCAGGTCTACCTCGACCGCATGCTCGAGGCCGGACAGCAACTCGAGGCGCAGACGGCGTCGGTCCATCCGACGGACTTCGCGTACATTCCCTTCCACACGCCGTTCCCGGGCATGGTCCGGAAGGTGGCGCTGCTGGGCTTCCGGCACACCGTCCGTGGGACGGAGATGGAGGACGCGCTCGCCGACGACATCGGGTTCCAGCCCCGCGAGGCCGAGTTCGACGACCGAGATGCCTACGAGACGGCCATCCGAGAGTACATGGACGAGCTCCGGGAGACCGACGCGTACGAGGCGTGGTACGCCGATCGCATCGAACCGACGCTCGCGCTCTCGCGCGAGGTGGGGAACTGGTACACGGGCTCCGTCCACGTCGCCCGGGTGAGCGCACTCCTCGACGCACATTCGGCGGGCGAGGACCTCGCCGGTGACCGACTGCTCGTCGGATCCTACGGGAGTGGCGCACAGGCGGAGATGCACGCCGAGACCGTGATGGACGGGTGGCAGGACGCGATCCGCGAGGTAACAATCGACGACCAGATCGCGAACCGATACGAGCTCTCCTTCGACGAGTACGAGTCGATCCACGACGTTCACAACTACGAAAAGGACGTTCCTCGGACTCGATTCACGACGCCGTCGGCGGAGTTCGTCTTCGACGGGTGGGGGCCGATGGGCGAACGCCAGTACCGATTCGTCGAGTGA